One genomic window of Caldibacillus debilis DSM 16016 includes the following:
- a CDS encoding DUF2626 domain-containing protein translates to MDRMFRVLAFWTGIFAVMFYVGGEKMHVMALLFFAQFGFFLLLGYLRLSERMYMYIFGAYLTIFFAAFTYYTTFVMQTGAGH, encoded by the coding sequence ATGGATCGAATGTTTCGCGTGCTCGCCTTCTGGACGGGGATCTTTGCCGTCATGTTTTACGTCGGCGGGGAAAAGATGCATGTCATGGCCCTGTTGTTTTTCGCCCAATTCGGCTTCTTCCTCTTATTAGGTTATTTAAGGCTTTCCGAAAGAATGTACATGTATATTTTCGGCGCTTATTTGACCATCTTCTTCGCGGCATTTACATACTATACCACCTTCGTCATGCAGACAGGCGCAGGCCATTGA
- a CDS encoding helix-turn-helix transcriptional regulator — MEQTLKITNVLADPTRYSIYDYIVKKHGPVTVQEIADQFSIHPNVARLHLSKLEDIKMIVSENLKTGKGGRPSRVYRLSDEVIELSFPFRDYRLLAKIAIETMLSLGKDGEEALYTTGKQYGKEIIEKQLAKFGTTKENLTFEQKIQILRSTMNMLGFYPDIYVREDNETFFFEVYNCPFRELAEEHTSITCTMHMHFINGLLEGLFDDFQLKNLRTMFDGCQSCAYNVLAAR; from the coding sequence ATGGAACAAACATTGAAAATTACCAACGTCCTTGCCGATCCCACCAGATATTCCATTTACGATTACATCGTGAAAAAACACGGTCCCGTCACCGTTCAGGAAATCGCCGACCAATTCTCGATCCATCCCAATGTGGCAAGACTCCATTTATCCAAGTTGGAAGATATAAAAATGATCGTTTCGGAGAATTTAAAAACGGGAAAGGGGGGCCGGCCGAGCCGTGTCTACCGGCTCTCCGACGAAGTGATCGAGCTGAGCTTTCCCTTCCGCGATTACCGGCTGCTCGCCAAAATAGCCATCGAGACGATGCTTTCCTTGGGAAAGGACGGGGAAGAAGCCCTGTACACGACGGGGAAACAGTACGGAAAGGAAATCATCGAAAAGCAGCTGGCCAAATTCGGCACCACCAAGGAAAACTTGACCTTTGAACAAAAGATTCAGATTTTGAGATCAACGATGAACATGCTCGGCTTTTATCCCGACATTTACGTGCGGGAAGATAACGAAACCTTCTTCTTCGAAGTTTACAACTGCCCGTTCCGGGAATTGGCCGAGGAACATACGTCGATCACCTGCACGATGCACATGCACTTCATCAACGGGCTCCTCGAAGGGCTGTTTGACGATTTCCAACTGAAAAACCTGCGGACGATGTTTGACGGTTGCCAGTCCTGCGCATACAACGTCCTTGCGGCCCGTTGA
- a CDS encoding DUF2975 domain-containing protein — protein MKQGSTVFLKIALIMIGTPVLALCIFGLPMLAKEAAESNSESAYVLYGFLTVMYLSAIPFFFALYQAFKLLNYIDRNEAFSELSVQALKKIKYCAIAISILYVPGLPFFYIAAELEDAPGIMLIGLGIIFASTIIAVFAALLQKLLKAAIDIKSENDLTI, from the coding sequence ATGAAACAAGGATCAACAGTGTTTCTAAAAATAGCTCTTATTATGATCGGAACTCCAGTTCTTGCTTTATGCATATTTGGGCTGCCTATGTTAGCTAAAGAAGCGGCAGAAAGCAATTCGGAGTCCGCCTATGTGCTATATGGCTTTTTAACGGTGATGTATTTGTCGGCGATTCCGTTTTTCTTCGCTCTGTATCAGGCTTTTAAACTTTTAAATTATATTGACAGGAACGAAGCTTTCTCGGAATTATCTGTACAGGCTTTAAAGAAGATAAAATACTGTGCAATCGCAATCAGTATCTTGTATGTGCCAGGTTTGCCATTCTTCTATATCGCCGCGGAATTGGAAGACGCCCCGGGCATCATGCTAATCGGATTGGGCATTATTTTTGCTTCAACGATTATCGCAGTCTTTGCCGCCCTTCTTCAAAAGCTTTTAAAAGCCGCCATCGATATAAAATCAGAAAATGATTTAACGATCTAA
- a CDS encoding helix-turn-helix domain-containing protein — protein MAIIINLDVMLAKRKMSLTELSEKVGITMANLSILKNGKAKAIRLSTLDAICKALECQPGDILEYKSDEETKG, from the coding sequence ATGGCGATCATAATCAATCTTGATGTGATGCTGGCGAAAAGGAAAATGAGCCTTACGGAACTTTCGGAGAAGGTCGGAATCACGATGGCTAATCTTTCTATATTGAAAAATGGAAAGGCAAAAGCGATTCGATTATCAACATTAGATGCGATTTGTAAGGCTTTAGAATGTCAGCCTGGCGATATTTTAGAATACAAAAGTGACGAAGAAACGAAAGGATAA
- a CDS encoding DUF817 domain-containing protein, producing the protein MRALKQLVRFGWEQALSCLFPAVIFASLALTKIMPLPFLPRYDWLLIICLLVQWRMVRSGLETRDELKVITLFHLIGLALEIFKVHMGSWSYPEEGYFKIFGVPLYSGFMYASVASYLCQAWRRLKVELVKWPPFLAVVPLAAAIYLNFFTHHYWIDVRWWLSGLVMIVFWKSWVTFEVDGIRYRMPLVLSFVLIGFFIWIAENIATFFGAWQYPNQTDAWSLVHLGKVSSWFLLVIVSFLIVATLKRVKEKKSIRPSTGQFL; encoded by the coding sequence ATGAGAGCCCTAAAACAACTCGTTCGTTTTGGTTGGGAGCAGGCCCTATCATGTTTATTTCCTGCCGTTATTTTTGCCTCCTTGGCTTTAACAAAAATCATGCCGCTTCCTTTCCTGCCACGGTATGACTGGCTGCTCATCATCTGCCTTCTGGTACAGTGGCGGATGGTGCGTTCCGGGCTTGAAACACGGGATGAACTAAAGGTGATCACATTGTTCCACCTTATCGGCCTTGCTCTTGAAATTTTCAAGGTACACATGGGCTCCTGGTCTTATCCGGAGGAAGGATATTTCAAGATTTTTGGAGTGCCTTTGTATAGCGGATTCATGTACGCAAGTGTAGCGAGTTATCTTTGCCAGGCGTGGAGGAGGTTAAAGGTTGAACTGGTTAAGTGGCCGCCGTTTTTGGCAGTTGTCCCTCTCGCGGCTGCGATTTATTTGAATTTTTTCACCCACCATTATTGGATTGACGTTCGTTGGTGGTTATCTGGACTAGTAATGATCGTCTTTTGGAAATCATGGGTCACATTCGAGGTTGATGGAATTCGTTACCGTATGCCGCTCGTACTTTCTTTTGTGCTCATCGGATTTTTTATATGGATCGCCGAGAATATCGCAACGTTCTTTGGAGCTTGGCAATATCCAAACCAGACGGATGCATGGAGCCTCGTTCATCTCGGAAAGGTGAGTTCATGGTTCTTATTAGTGATTGTTAGCTTTCTTATCGTAGCGACGTTAAAGCGGGTTAAGGAAAAAAAATCCATCAGGCCATCTACCGGTCAATTTTTGTAA
- the comGA gene encoding competence type IV pilus ATPase ComGA codes for MIFSVEKRAEEILRSALRLHATDIHISPRSRHAAVYFRVLHRLLPRYTLSHEETERLITYWKFKASMDIGEKRRPQNGSFTAEIDGRKIGMRISTLPLVFSESMVIRLLPQDEFRPVRQLTLFPKSADILLRLLKRPHGLILLAGPTGSGKTTTLYSLLYHSAVELKRNVITLEDPVEKYNENFLQMQVNEKAGITYAAGLKAILRHDPDVILIGEIRDAETAKIAVRAALTGHLVLSSLHAKNSLGALYRLLEFGAAWGDLRQTLLCVCAQRLVERSCPLCPDGRCSPYCHHMANKRAAVFEFLFGNPLQEALDGVREGKGEVRFPTLGAAINKGIALGFIRKEEYERWVESFAEEMEG; via the coding sequence TTGATTTTTTCCGTGGAAAAAAGAGCGGAAGAGATTTTGCGTTCCGCCCTTCGCCTGCATGCCACCGATATCCACATCTCCCCCCGATCCCGCCATGCGGCCGTTTATTTTCGCGTGCTGCACCGTTTGCTCCCCCGTTACACGCTTTCCCATGAAGAAACGGAAAGGCTGATCACCTATTGGAAATTTAAAGCCTCCATGGACATCGGCGAAAAACGGAGGCCCCAAAACGGATCCTTTACCGCGGAAATCGACGGCAGGAAAATCGGTATGCGGATATCGACCTTGCCCCTGGTTTTTTCCGAAAGCATGGTCATCCGCCTTCTCCCCCAGGATGAATTCCGCCCCGTCCGCCAGTTAACCCTTTTCCCGAAATCCGCCGACATCCTTCTCCGCCTGTTGAAAAGACCCCACGGGCTGATCTTGCTCGCCGGGCCGACGGGAAGCGGCAAGACGACTACCCTCTATTCCCTTCTTTACCACTCGGCGGTGGAATTGAAGCGAAATGTCATCACCTTGGAAGACCCGGTCGAAAAATACAACGAAAACTTTTTGCAGATGCAGGTCAATGAAAAGGCCGGCATTACCTACGCCGCAGGGCTGAAAGCGATCCTCCGGCATGACCCGGACGTCATTTTGATCGGCGAGATCCGGGACGCCGAAACCGCGAAGATCGCCGTCCGAGCCGCCTTGACGGGGCATTTGGTCCTGAGTTCGCTGCACGCGAAAAATTCCTTGGGCGCCCTGTACCGCCTGCTGGAATTCGGTGCGGCCTGGGGCGACCTGCGGCAAACCCTCCTGTGCGTCTGCGCCCAGCGGCTCGTGGAACGGTCCTGCCCCCTTTGCCCGGACGGACGTTGTTCGCCCTATTGCCATCACATGGCGAACAAAAGGGCCGCCGTCTTTGAATTCTTATTCGGAAATCCCCTGCAGGAGGCCCTTGACGGCGTCCGGGAAGGAAAGGGAGAAGTCCGTTTCCCGACGCTGGGGGCGGCCATTAACAAAGGCATCGCCTTAGGTTTCATCCGCAAGGAAGAATACGAAAGATGGGTGGAGAGTTTTGCGGAAGAAATGGAAGGTTGA
- the comGB gene encoding competence type IV pilus assembly protein ComGB, whose product MRKKWKVEEQSRFMKRLGTLLQKGYTLGEALEFLRLQFSGKVKDAIGEAIRALEEGDSFYRVIRGFRFDPLCAVFAYYGETHGQLPESLITAGEMLERKYGQQAKFRHLLAYPVLLFAMTVGVFFILQTRILPQFVLLYENFRVKPNRLILFYLWLNGHYPQIFLAVCLLFSVLLPLFFKWGKNVSPFERQRWLAKLPGIGPFLMLWKTYYFSFHLSQLLKNGFSLHESLMVIRSDPEKKYLRETIDRIHRVLFSGKSLPDGVREIPFWLPELAAVIEHGQLAGRLDMELESFSLHCLERFYERVERLLKFVQPLMFSLIALWIVLLYVSILSPTFEMINRL is encoded by the coding sequence TTGCGGAAGAAATGGAAGGTTGAGGAACAGTCCCGTTTCATGAAACGGCTGGGAACGCTCCTGCAGAAGGGATATACCCTGGGGGAAGCCCTGGAATTTTTGCGGCTCCAGTTTTCCGGAAAGGTTAAGGATGCGATCGGGGAGGCAATCCGGGCGCTGGAAGAAGGGGATTCCTTTTACCGGGTGATCCGGGGGTTCCGTTTCGATCCGCTCTGCGCCGTTTTCGCCTATTACGGGGAAACCCACGGCCAACTGCCCGAGTCCTTGATCACGGCGGGGGAGATGCTGGAACGGAAATACGGGCAGCAGGCCAAATTCCGGCATTTGCTCGCTTATCCGGTTCTGCTTTTCGCCATGACGGTCGGCGTTTTTTTCATCCTCCAAACGAGAATTCTGCCCCAATTCGTCCTCCTCTACGAAAACTTCCGGGTGAAGCCGAATCGCCTCATCCTCTTCTACCTTTGGCTGAACGGCCATTATCCGCAGATCTTCCTCGCGGTTTGCCTCCTTTTTTCCGTCCTGCTCCCGCTGTTTTTCAAATGGGGGAAAAACGTCTCCCCTTTCGAACGGCAAAGATGGCTGGCCAAATTGCCGGGAATCGGGCCCTTCCTGATGCTTTGGAAAACCTACTATTTTTCCTTCCACCTCAGCCAGCTGCTGAAAAACGGCTTTTCCCTGCATGAAAGTTTGATGGTCATCCGGTCGGATCCGGAAAAAAAGTATTTGCGGGAAACGATCGATCGGATCCACCGTGTGCTGTTTTCCGGGAAAAGTCTTCCGGATGGGGTCAGGGAAATTCCCTTTTGGCTGCCGGAACTCGCCGCCGTGATCGAACACGGCCAGCTGGCCGGACGCCTCGACATGGAACTGGAATCCTTCAGCCTGCATTGCCTGGAACGGTTTTACGAAAGGGTGGAAAGGCTGCTGAAATTCGTCCAGCCCCTCATGTTTTCCTTGATCGCCCTTTGGATCGTCCTCCTGTACGTTTCCATCCTTTCTCCGACCTTTGAAATGATCAATCGATTATAA
- the comGC gene encoding competence type IV pilus major pilin ComGC: protein MKNEKGFTLIEMMIVLFIITILLMITIPNVAKNNANISNKGCEGMKRMVESQVQAYYVDRNQMPNSISELVQEGYLDEAPKCPNGKEVVLVDGEVEIGGQ, encoded by the coding sequence ATGAAAAACGAAAAGGGATTCACGCTGATCGAGATGATGATCGTGCTTTTCATTATCACGATCCTATTGATGATCACGATCCCGAATGTCGCCAAAAACAACGCCAATATCAGCAATAAGGGATGCGAAGGGATGAAGCGGATGGTCGAGTCCCAGGTGCAAGCCTACTACGTGGATCGGAATCAAATGCCGAATTCGATTTCCGAATTGGTTCAGGAAGGCTATTTGGACGAAGCGCCGAAATGCCCCAACGGGAAAGAGGTCGTCCTCGTTGACGGAGAAGTGGAAATCGGCGGCCAATAG
- the comGD gene encoding competence type IV pilus minor pilin ComGD has translation MTEKWKSAANRGGGLFSAPCRFGGAGFTLLEMLIVLFIFGIVTAIAPPVLFPLEKKLETVHFLQGMEEDLFRAQQHAINRKVPVAFQYKWRERGYELNAEDGSFFMYRPLPDGVEIEPGNMGDFRFLPNGNISRFGYMYIHAGGRSYRIFFSIGRGRMEVYEDD, from the coding sequence TTGACGGAGAAGTGGAAATCGGCGGCCAATAGGGGAGGAGGCTTGTTCTCCGCCCCTTGCCGTTTTGGCGGAGCGGGTTTCACCCTGCTTGAAATGCTCATCGTCCTGTTCATCTTCGGCATCGTTACCGCCATCGCTCCGCCGGTCCTTTTCCCATTGGAAAAGAAGCTGGAAACCGTCCATTTTTTGCAAGGGATGGAAGAAGATTTGTTCCGGGCCCAGCAACATGCGATCAACAGGAAGGTCCCCGTCGCCTTTCAATACAAATGGAGGGAAAGGGGTTATGAATTGAATGCGGAGGACGGTTCCTTTTTTATGTACCGGCCGCTGCCCGACGGCGTGGAAATCGAGCCGGGCAACATGGGAGATTTCCGCTTCCTGCCGAACGGAAACATCAGCCGGTTCGGGTACATGTACATCCATGCCGGCGGTCGTTCCTACCGGATTTTTTTCAGCATCGGAAGGGGAAGGATGGAAGTGTATGAAGATGATTAG